In the genome of Impatiens glandulifera chromosome 6, dImpGla2.1, whole genome shotgun sequence, the window ATAAAGGggatttaaattatcattttgatAATTCAATAGGAGATTATCATATGAGTTATGACAGTACCTGGGTTGTCAATCCATGGGATTTTCCATTTTCCCTTATAGTTAGGGTTCTTGATTTTCTAAAACATCAAAGATTAGGAAATCAGGAATTTATAGGAAAACCAATAATAAATGAGAGATTTGCAGTTGTTTTAAGATTGTACTTTTGGTTTCCAAGGTCCTTTGTATGCTGGATTTGGAATCTTCTTTGCCTTCCATAAACCATCATCTTCGTCATCCCAATCAGCAGGCTAAAGAGTCAAACAAATTCAAGATCAAACAAATTTCAAAGAAACAGGACATTAGAACTCTGAACTAAAGCATTGGATTGGGGATAAAAACCGTTAAACCTTTCTAGCCTTTGGATCGGGGATCTCAGCTGGAATTGAATCATATCCCTGCAAATATTTTAAAGGAATTCATAAGATTGCACACAACTTACATCGAGAAGATCTCGGTTTATAGGACTAATTATACCTCTGGTTTTACGTCATTGGGATCAACTATATATTCTCTATCATCCCAATTTTTTGGCTGCATAAAGAGAGTTTCAGACacaaaacaagtataaaaaaaagaaatctgTTCCATTAGAAGAGTATACCTACCCTCTTAGCATGAACATCTTTAATTTTCCTTGGTGGAAAGATATCCCAATCAGTATATAAACTTCCGGATTCTCTTTCTCGATTATCAACAAGAACACTATAAGTTGCATCAGGTCTTaaaataaatgtgtaaaaatgtgttaatttgTCAGTTTCACATTGTATATCCTTCTTTATCGGATAATTCTGCCCCtgataagaaaataaaacatgGAGACTTTTTTTCTGTGTGCCACATATATCTGGTCCAAACATCAAGCTACATAAACAAAACAACAAATTATTCAGCCATTTACATAAGCCAAACAATtgaatttttcaataaaagatTCAAACCTGTAAGGAGTATCACCACCAAATTTCTTCTGATTTACATAACCAGATAGAAGTTTAATATAACCTCCACCACATTCTATGTCTTGTTCAAGCTTTATAGAATACTGAACCACTAGGGTTCTGTCTCTATTACTAAACTCTGGTATCTTCGAAGATACAGCATAATGTTTTGCATCATTATATGTTTGTATCCCTGAAATTTTTCTCAATTAAAAACTGATAAACGTGTTAAAGTTATGttcttttgaattaattaattaattacctttgTCGTTAGGATCTGCAGCCCATTTTCCAGCTGTGTGTTTGAACAGACCAGCTTTCCCTTCAGCTCTCTTCCAATCAGATATAACCCAACGGGTTTTCCAGTCATCTTCATATCAATCAAACATCATCATGTTAGTAATTGCAAACAATCTAGAAAAAGGAAATGAGATCGGGATTACGGTACGTACCATCGAATTTCTCTTCGAAGAAAATTTCGGAGGTGGCGAAAGAGATTAGAGAGAGGAAGCTCAGGGTTGGGAGGAGAAAGAGGAGAAGCCCTCTGATGAAGTGAGTTGCAACAACTGCCATTTTCGACAGAAAATCGAAAGTGAGAATAT includes:
- the LOC124943412 gene encoding calreticulin-3-like yields the protein MEKTRPFLEILNILTFDFLSKMAVVATHFIRGLLLFLLPTLSFLSLISFATSEIFFEEKFDDDWKTRWVISDWKRAEGKAGLFKHTAGKWAADPNDKGIQTYNDAKHYAVSSKIPEFSNRDRTLVVQYSIKLEQDIECGGGYIKLLSGYVNQKKFGGDTPYSLMFGPDICGTQKKSLHVLFSYQGQNYPIKKDIQCETDKLTHFYTFILRPDATYSVLVDNRERESGSLYTDWDIFPPRKIKDVHAKRPKNWDDREYIVDPNDVKPEGYDSIPAEIPDPKARKPADWDDEDDGLWKAKKIPNPAYKGPWKPKKIKNPNYKGKWKIPWIDNPGTVITHMIISY